One region of Carya illinoinensis cultivar Pawnee chromosome 8, C.illinoinensisPawnee_v1, whole genome shotgun sequence genomic DNA includes:
- the LOC122318549 gene encoding peptide methionine sulfoxide reductase A1-like, producing the protein MLKTLASSTLTLTTATTSSSSTTITSPLLHVSSFLCKPFLNPLSKPKYRPLGHLSKRFTTTMNLLNKLGFGSPRATQSAADASIAQGPDDDVPAPGQEFAQFGAGCFWGVELAFQRVPGVTKTEVGYTQGFVHSPSYEDVCSGTTNHSEVVRVQFDPKQCSFDALLDTFWARHDPTTLNRQGGDVGTQYRSGIYFYTPEQEKAARESLERQQKLLNRKIVTEILPAKKFYRAEEYHQQYLEKGGRFGFQQSAAKGCNDPIRCYG; encoded by the exons ATGCTCAAGACCTTAGCCTCTTCCACGCTCACCCTCACCACGGCCACCACCAGCAGCAGCTCCACCACCATTACCTCACCCCTCCTCCACGTCTCATCCTTTCTCTGCAAACCTTTCCTTAATCCTCTCTCCAAACCCAAATACAGGCCCCTCGGACATCTCTCCAAACGATTTACGACTACCATGAACCTCTTGAACAAGCTCGGCTTCGGCTCCCCCAGGGCCACACAATCCGCAGCCGATGCGTCGATTGCGCAGGGACCGGACGACGACGTTCCCGCCCCTGGCCAGGAGTTCGCACAGTTCGGGGCCGGTTGCTTCTGGGGGGTTGAGCTGGCCTTCCAGAGAGTCCCAGGCGTGACCAAGACCGAGGTCGGGTACACCCAGGGGTTCGTGCATAGTCCCAGCTACGAAGACGTGTGCTCGGGTACCACCAACCACTCCGAGGTTGTCAGGGTCCAGTTCGACCCCAAGCAGTGCAGCTTCGACGCTCTCCTTGACACGTTCTGGGCCAGGCATGACCCAACCACGCTTAATCGCCAG GGGGGTGATGTGGGGACGCAGTACAGATCTGGTATATACTTCTACACGCCTGAGCAAGAGAAGGCAGCAAGAGAGTCTCTGGAGCGTCAGCAGAAGCTCTTGAACAGGAAGATCGTGACTGAGATTCTGCCTGCCAAGAAGTTTTACCGAGCAGAAGAATACCATCAGCAGTACCTTGAAAAAGGTGGCCGATTTGGCTTTCAACAATCTGCTGCCAAAGGCTGCAATGATCCTATCCGATGCTATGGCTAA
- the LOC122318102 gene encoding cyclin-U4-1-like, with protein sequence MAELESPEVMPKIIDSLSSLLQRVAESNDVACLFETQKISVFHGLTRPTISIKTYLERIFKYANCSPSCFIVAYVYLDRFTQRQPFLPINSFNVHRLLITSVLVSAKFMDDMYYNNAYYGKVGGISTTEMNLLEVDFLFGLGFQLNVTPTTFYSYCSHLQREMLLHPPLNLAEHPQKLGRHLKIHRFKEDESTHQKHELAV encoded by the exons ATGGCTGAGCTTGAGAGCCCTGAGGTGATGCCCAAAATCATAGACTCCCTCTCCTCACTCCTCCAGCGGGTGGCCGAGTCCAACGACGTTGCCTGCCTGTTCGAAACACAGAAGATCTCGGTCTTTCACGGCCTCACTAGGCCCACCATCTCCATCAAGACCTACCTTGAGAGGATCTTCAAGTACGCCAATTGTAGCCCCTCTTGTTTCATCGTTGCATATGTTTATCTCGACAGATTCACGCAGAGGCAGCCCTTTCTGCCCATCAATTCTTTCAACGTGCATCGGTTGCTTATTACTAGCGTCTTGGTCTCTGCGAAGTTCATGGATGACAT GTATTACAACAATGCTTACTATGGTAAAGTTGGAGGAATTAGCACCACAGAAATGAACCTTCTTGAGGTGGACTTCTTATTTGGTTTGGGATTCCAATTAAACGTGACACCCACAACCTTTTACTCCTACTGCTCTCACCTCCAAAGAGAAATGCTGCTCCACCCCCCTCTAAATTTGGCCGAACATCCTCAAAAACTGGGGAGACATCTGAAAATCCATCGCTTCAAGGAAGATGAATCCACCCACCAAAAACATGAACTTGCTGTTTAG